A window from Glandiceps talaboti chromosome 15, keGlaTala1.1, whole genome shotgun sequence encodes these proteins:
- the LOC144446928 gene encoding para-nitrobenzyl esterase-like produces the protein MKAVIIAALLYFCCLCVFCSTDNHADDNQGINIVDEQMGDLVFSTNASIKGTACFTNTTCGAVEGRVSNGVYVFKGIPFATPPVRERRWKPPVSLKKSDSCWNGTLKALEFGPFCMQEHPVMGVIGDEDCLHLNVYTPSLDPSANLPVMVWIHGGYLMFSSNHDVDYYPDERTVHDTDMVYVNLNYRLNGFGFLALDILSKQSETRTSGNYGFMDQILGLEWVRDNIKNFGGNPDLVTVFGQSSGGTSVWALLVSPLAKGLFHRAWMSSASPLYEITLEQASKDNLVFLERSNCSDIECIYALTPEQVIKANPSDVYPMWGSPDACDLPTKGDKDGAICIVDGIVVPDAPLNIWKEGGGNDVPLLIGNTAQEVDFLPKDFNLNLWTWEHYRNHVSGQLDTFGKNVTSQVMALYPYDDAKNTPELLLTTLTSDLRTNCGNDIIAVTAAEYLNSPVYRYVTTAAPSTPFSFFGLPWAPRYSFHMYDTFAFFGLLPHFIPEIQEKDMQFQKLMQNAITHFAIEGTMPPGMKWPTIPTGVAVIDNILNVEKLYHGEECQFWIDNGFYAYSWVN, from the exons atgAAGGCTGTCATAATCGCTGCGTTGTTATATTTCTgttgtttatgtgtgttttgttCCACGGATAATCATGCTGATGACAACCAAGGAATCAATATTGTCGATGAACAGATGGGTGATTTGGTATTTTCTACCAATGCCTCCATAAAAGGTACAGCTTGCTTTACGAATACCACCTGTGGAGCAGTCGAGGGTCGTGTCAGCAATGGGGTCTATGTCTTCAAAGGTATCCCCTTTGCTACGCCCCCAGTCCGAGAACGTCGCTGGAAACCCCCAGTTTCTCTAAAGAAAAGCGATAGTTGCTGGAATGGTACATTGAAAGCTTTGGAATTCGGTCCCTTCTGTATGCAAGAACATCCCGTAATGGGTGTGATCGGCGATGAAGATTGTCTGCATTTGAACGTATATACGCCATCGTTAGACCCATCTGCAAATCTTCCAGTTATGGTATGGATTCATGGTGGATATCTCATGTTTTCTAGTAACCATGACGTTGACTACTACCCTGACGAAAGAACTGTGCACGACACAGACATGGTGTACGTAAATTTGAATTACAGACTAAATGGATTCGGATTTCTGGCTCTTGACATACTTTCAAAGCAATCGGAGACCCGAACATCGGGAAATTATGGATTCATGGACCAAATCCTTGGCCTAGAATGGGTACGAGATAACATTAAAAACTTTGGCGGCAACCCCGATCTGGTGACTGTATTCGGTCAAAGTTCAGGTGGAACGTCAGTCTGGGCCCTATTAGTATCTCCCCTAGCCAAAGGTCTATTTCACAGAGCATGGATGAGCAGCGCATCTCCTTTATATGAAATAACTCTAGAACAAGCTTCAAAAGACAATCTTGTATTCCTCGAGCGATCCAATTGCAGTGACATTGAGTGTATTTATGCTCTTACACCTGAACAAGTTATCAAGGCCAACCCAAGTGATGTGTATCCAATGTGGGGATCACCGGATGCCTGTGACCTGCCTACGAAAGGTGACAAAGATGGTGCTATCTGTATAGTGGATGGTATTGTTGTACCAGATGCCCCTCTTAACATATGGAAAGAAGGGGGTGGAAATGACGTTCCACTATTAATAG GCAACACTGCTCAAGAAGTCGACTTCTTGCCCAAAGACTTCAATTTGAATTTATGGACATGGGAACACTACAGGAACCATGTATCAG GACAACTGGATACATTTGGGAAGAATGTGACGTCACAGGTCATGGCTCTTTACCCATACGATGATGCGAAGAATACCCCAGAATTGCTTCTCACCACATTAACTAGTGACCTCCGAACTAACTGTGGGAATGACATCATTGCTGTCACCGCAGCAGAATATCTCAACTCACCGGTTTATCGTTATGTTACAACTGCCGCACCCTCGACGCCATTTTCATTTTTCGGGTTACCATGGGCACCACGGTATTCATTCCACATGTATGATACGTTTGCATTCTTTGGATTACTGCCACATTTTATTCCTGAAATACAAGAAAAGGATATGCAGTTTCAAAAACTCATGCAAAACGCAATAACACATTTCGCCATAGAGGGCACTATGCCCCCTGGGATGAAATGGCCTACAATTCCGACAGGAGTGGCCGTTATTGATAACATTCTAAATGTAGAGAAACTTTACCACGGTGAAGAGTGTCAGTTCTGGATAGATAATGGATTTTATGCATATTCCTGGGTTAATTGA
- the LOC144446929 gene encoding uncharacterized protein LOC144446929, with the protein CQTLDTSEMENRYRVEFDGNLAILHMDNGENRYNNGTLEALHKALDTVERNSAVEAFITVGVGKFYSNGLDLNWLMQQDKETMEKFHRLIHTLYRRILTFPVPTIAAINGHCYAAGGIFALCHDYRVMRTKRGWFCLPEVHINRPFEYPMAAILRHKIPAGRLMRDMAILGQQYNSERLLKEGMIDGVADEDKLLDLAKEVAIKSLGKNGFSRSTLQQMKESMYEEVVEAFEYSTLEDPDCLVYRKKTKAKL; encoded by the exons TGTCAGACACTAGACACTTCTGAAATGGAGAACAGATACAGAGTTGAATTTGACGGTAATTTAGCTATTCTACACATGGACAATGGAGAAAACCGATATAATAACGGCACATTGGAGGCGCTCCATAAAGCACTCGATACTGTTGAACG AAATTCTGCAGTTGAAGCCTTTATTACAGTCGGCGTTGGTAAATTCTATAGCAATGGTCTAGACCTCAATTGGTTGATGCAACAAGACAAAGAAACAATGGAAAAGTTTCATAGATTAATTCACACTCTGTATCGTCGTATATTAACATTCCCTGTACCTACAATTGCAGCAATCAATG GTCATTGTTATGCTGCTGGTGGCATATTTGCACTCTGCCACGACTACAGAGTGATGAGAACCAAGAGGGGCTGGTTTTGTTTACCGGAAGTTCACATCAACCGACCATTTGAGTATCCAATGGCAGCGATCCTTAG ACACAAAATACCAGCTGGGAGATTGATGCGAGATATGGCTATACTCGGCCAACAATATAACTCTGAACGATTACTTAAAGAAGGTATGATAGATGGAGTTGCAGACGAGGATAAATTGTTGGATCTTGCCAAGGAGGTGGCCATTAAAAGTCTTG GTAAAAATGGATTCAGTCGATCGACACTCCAGCAAATGAAAGAATCTATGTACGAAGAGGTAGTAGAAGCATTTGAATACAGTACACTTGAAGATCCTGACTGTTTGGTATATCGTAAGAAGACAAAGGCTAAGTTGTAG
- the LOC144446930 gene encoding uncharacterized protein LOC144446930 has product MEDRYRVEFDGNLAILHMDNGENRYNNGTLKALHKALDTVERNSAVEAFITVGVGKFYSNGLDLNWLMQQDKETMEKFHRFRRTLYSRILTFPVPTIAAINGHCYAAGGIFALCHDYRVMRTKRGWFCLPEVHINRPFKYPMAAILRHKIPAGRLMRDMAILGQQYNSERLFKEGMIDGVADEDKLLDLAKEVAIKSLGKNGFSRSTLQQMKESMYEEVVEAFEYSTLEDPDCLVYRKKTKAKL; this is encoded by the exons ATGGAGGACAGATACAGAGTTGAATTTGATGGTAATTTAGCTATTCTACACATGGACAATGGAGAAAACAGATATAATAACGGCACATTGAAGGCTCTCCATAAAGCACTCGATACTGTAGAACG AAATTCTGCAGTTGAAGCCTTTATTACAGTCGGCGTTGGTAAATTCTATAGTAATGGTCTAGACCTCAATTGGTTGATGCAGCAAGACAAAGAAACAATGGAAAAGTTTCATAGATTTCGCCGCACTCTGTACAGTCGTATATTAACATTCCCAGTACCTACGATTGCAGCTATCAATG GTCATTGTTATGCTGCTGGTGGCATATTTGCACTTTGCCACGACTACAGAGTGATGAGAACCAAGAGGGGTTGGTTTTGTTTACCGGAAGTTCACATCAACCGACCATTTAAGTATCCAATGGCAGCGATCCTTAG ACACAAGATACCAGCTGGGAGATTGATGCGAGATATGGCTATACTCGGCCAACAATATAACTCTGAACGATTATTTAAAGAAGGTATGATAGATGGAGTTGCAGACGAGGATAAATTGTTGGATCTTGCCAAGGAGGTGGCCATTAAAAGTCTTG GTAAAAATGGATTCAGTCGATCGACACTACAGCAAATGAAAGAATCTATGTACGAAGAGGTAGTAGAAGCATTTGAATACAGTACACTTGAAGACCCTGATTGTTTGGTGTATCGTAAGAAGACAAAGGCTAAGTTGTAG